The following are encoded in a window of Salinigranum halophilum genomic DNA:
- a CDS encoding lamin tail domain-containing protein, which translates to MRSRAHPLSVLVVVGLLVLAGCTAGTGSPSSAPEVTATATPDGEGQPSDGTAAAANVSGTLSVHFINVGQGDSTLIVGPAGETVLVDTGDFRDDGAHVIDYLDSQGVDRIDALVSTHADADHIGGHAAVIEYYETEKRGVGAVYDPGVAASTATYDRYLDTVEQYDVPLYRTLAGDRIPLDGARVTVLGPPQPYLADGERNDNSIVLRVAFGRTSVLLTGDAGPAEEPYLVENHEAALDVTLLKVGHHGSSSSTSAALLNAATPNAAVVSAAYDSRYGHPHEEVLGRLAARSVPTYWTGTHGTIVATSDGAVFEVATQAAATTRPRDLRVDAPVSPDTRGPVVVRAAYRDTESGGATSAATTSPETRVEISTIHADAAGDDRENLTDEYVVVTNRGSERVDLSGWVLTDESGARYTFSQGTALDPGESVTVRTGDGTDTATDRYWDAGRPVWNNDGDTVTLLRTDGGVVTERSYS; encoded by the coding sequence ATGCGCTCTCGTGCTCACCCCCTCTCGGTCCTCGTGGTCGTCGGGTTGCTCGTCCTCGCCGGCTGTACTGCCGGCACCGGCTCGCCGTCTTCCGCCCCGGAGGTCACAGCGACTGCCACACCCGACGGGGAGGGACAGCCATCGGACGGGACGGCCGCCGCGGCGAACGTCTCCGGCACCTTGTCGGTCCACTTCATCAACGTCGGTCAGGGGGACAGCACGCTCATCGTCGGGCCGGCGGGTGAGACGGTTCTGGTCGACACGGGCGACTTCCGTGACGACGGCGCGCACGTCATCGACTACCTCGACTCGCAGGGGGTCGACCGCATCGACGCGCTCGTCTCGACCCACGCCGACGCCGACCACATCGGTGGACACGCGGCCGTCATCGAGTACTACGAGACCGAGAAACGAGGTGTTGGGGCGGTCTACGACCCGGGCGTCGCCGCGTCGACGGCGACGTACGACCGCTACCTCGACACCGTCGAGCAGTACGACGTCCCGCTGTACAGAACGCTCGCGGGTGACCGCATCCCGCTCGACGGCGCGCGAGTGACGGTGCTCGGCCCCCCACAGCCGTACCTCGCCGATGGCGAGCGCAACGACAACAGTATCGTCCTTCGCGTCGCCTTCGGGCGGACGAGCGTGCTCCTCACGGGTGACGCTGGACCCGCCGAGGAGCCGTACCTGGTCGAGAATCACGAGGCAGCGCTCGACGTCACCCTGCTGAAAGTGGGCCACCACGGCAGCAGTTCGAGCACCAGTGCGGCGCTGCTCAACGCCGCGACGCCGAACGCCGCCGTCGTCTCCGCTGCTTACGACTCCCGGTACGGTCACCCTCACGAGGAGGTGTTGGGACGACTCGCCGCCCGGTCGGTGCCGACCTACTGGACGGGGACGCACGGCACCATCGTCGCCACCAGTGACGGCGCGGTGTTCGAGGTCGCCACGCAGGCGGCAGCGACCACTCGCCCACGTGACCTCCGCGTGGACGCGCCCGTCTCGCCCGACACTCGGGGTCCCGTCGTCGTCCGCGCCGCCTACCGCGACACGGAAAGCGGTGGAGCGACGAGCGCGGCGACGACATCACCCGAGACGCGCGTCGAGATTTCGACGATTCACGCCGACGCCGCCGGGGACGACCGCGAGAACCTCACGGACGAGTACGTCGTGGTGACGAACCGCGGTTCCGAGCGGGTCGACCTCTCGGGGTGGGTCCTCACCGACGAGAGCGGCGCGCGGTACACGTTCTCACAGGGGACGGCTCTCGACCCCGGCGAGTCGGTGACCGTCCGGACGGGCGACGGGACCGACACGGCGACGGACCGCTACTGGGACGCCGGCCGCCCGGTGTGGAACAACGACGGCGACACGGTTACCTTGCTTCGGACAGACGGTGGAGTCGTGACGGAGCGCAGCTACTCGTGA
- a CDS encoding DUF3006 domain-containing protein produces the protein MIDPGTYTATLDRFEDAPGTEVAVLVVERDDEAVSQLDLPVEAIPDAGRRVDAVFDLVVGERRFELTYRDDETARRAADAQSRFDRLAQRPPSVDE, from the coding sequence GTGATCGACCCAGGCACCTACACGGCGACGCTGGACCGGTTCGAAGACGCTCCCGGGACGGAAGTGGCAGTGCTCGTCGTCGAACGCGACGACGAGGCCGTCTCGCAACTGGACCTCCCGGTCGAGGCGATCCCCGACGCGGGTCGACGAGTCGACGCGGTGTTCGACCTCGTGGTCGGCGAGCGCCGCTTCGAACTCACCTACCGCGACGACGAGACGGCCCGCCGCGCCGCGGACGCCCAGTCGCGCTTCGACCGCCTCGCACAGCGCCCGCCCTCTGTCGACGAGTGA
- a CDS encoding alpha-amylase family protein — MARTRHGDPDWYRDAVVYSLDVKTFNDADRDGWGDFQGLTERLGYLDTLGVDCLWLRPFFPSPLEDNGYDVADYYGVDSRVGTLGDFVDFVEAAHSRGIRVLCDMVFNHTSDQHRWFQRAREDAGSKYHDYYLWTSHLESAHKRGNIFPEYEDGVWSYDDRAGKHYFHQFYGFQPDLNVSNPAVQQEIRNVLEFWLDLGVDGFRIDAAHPMMMPKGHNATTLDEGIGFFQRMRSWVDEAKSDAILIAEADEEPEHLDRYFGEGEGFDLMFNFVLNAHLTYAVGVKDTWPLYRSFEVLPDVSDVGQWANFLRNHDEWNLLKLPWDAFSHAREFFGDDDGDSWIFGRGHRLRLADLYIGDHDRIACAHSLMFALPGTPVVLSGDEIGMGADLDLPERESVRTPMQWSNNEHGGFSTASEADLYHPVIDEGQYGYQEINVADQRPDPDSLLNRISRLIDARTLCTELSTGEFSIVDVEPKEVWVHRIDQGRTALLTAHNLAAEPRTVTVDFDAPADATTRVVGGGDFTIEDGRVTFEMDATDYVWLRGDTRGERVPLGSP; from the coding sequence ATGGCACGCACACGGCACGGCGACCCCGACTGGTACCGAGACGCCGTCGTCTACTCGCTCGACGTCAAGACGTTCAACGACGCCGACAGGGACGGCTGGGGGGACTTCCAGGGCCTCACAGAGCGCCTCGGCTACCTCGACACCCTGGGCGTCGACTGTCTCTGGTTGCGTCCATTCTTCCCCAGCCCCCTCGAGGACAACGGCTACGACGTCGCCGACTACTACGGCGTCGACTCCCGCGTGGGAACCCTCGGCGACTTCGTCGACTTCGTCGAGGCCGCCCACAGTCGGGGCATCCGCGTCCTCTGCGACATGGTGTTCAACCACACCTCCGACCAGCACCGCTGGTTCCAGCGCGCTCGCGAGGACGCCGGCTCGAAGTACCACGACTACTACCTCTGGACGAGCCACCTCGAGTCGGCGCACAAACGTGGGAACATCTTCCCCGAGTACGAAGACGGCGTCTGGTCGTACGACGACCGCGCGGGCAAACACTACTTCCACCAGTTCTACGGCTTCCAGCCGGACCTGAACGTCTCCAACCCCGCGGTCCAACAGGAGATTCGGAACGTCCTCGAGTTCTGGCTCGACCTCGGCGTCGACGGCTTCCGGATCGACGCCGCCCACCCGATGATGATGCCGAAGGGGCACAACGCGACCACCCTCGACGAGGGCATCGGCTTCTTCCAGCGGATGCGCTCGTGGGTCGACGAGGCGAAATCCGACGCGATACTCATCGCCGAGGCCGACGAGGAACCCGAACATCTCGACCGCTACTTCGGTGAGGGTGAGGGGTTCGACCTCATGTTCAACTTCGTCCTGAACGCCCACCTGACCTACGCCGTGGGTGTCAAGGACACCTGGCCGCTGTACCGCTCGTTCGAGGTGCTCCCCGACGTCTCCGACGTGGGCCAGTGGGCGAACTTCCTGCGGAACCACGACGAGTGGAACCTCCTCAAACTCCCCTGGGACGCGTTCTCGCACGCCCGCGAGTTCTTCGGCGACGACGACGGCGACTCGTGGATATTCGGCCGGGGTCACCGACTCCGCCTCGCCGACCTCTACATCGGCGACCACGACCGCATCGCCTGCGCGCACAGCCTCATGTTCGCGCTGCCGGGCACGCCGGTCGTCCTCTCGGGCGACGAGATCGGGATGGGTGCGGACCTCGACCTCCCCGAGCGCGAGTCGGTCCGCACGCCGATGCAGTGGTCGAACAACGAACACGGCGGCTTCTCCACGGCGAGCGAGGCCGACCTCTACCACCCCGTCATCGACGAGGGACAGTACGGGTATCAAGAGATCAACGTCGCCGACCAGCGTCCCGACCCGGATTCGCTCCTCAACCGCATCAGCCGCCTTATCGACGCCCGGACGCTGTGTACGGAACTCTCGACGGGCGAGTTCTCCATCGTCGACGTCGAGCCGAAGGAGGTGTGGGTCCACCGCATCGACCAGGGCCGGACGGCGCTGTTGACCGCACACAACCTCGCGGCCGAACCACGGACCGTGACCGTCGACTTCGACGCGCCGGCCGATGCGACCACGAGGGTCGTCGGTGGCGGCGATTTCACCATCGAGGACGGCCGCGTGACGTTCGAGATGGATGCCACCGACTACGTGTGGCTCCGTGGCGACACCCGCGGCGAGCGCGTGCCGCTGGGCTCGCCCTGA
- a CDS encoding DUF7344 domain-containing protein — protein MTAHDPADVSPSLGPESLTRAFAVLADTRRRAAVRYLHRHPSLSLPTLADGVAEREANAPLRDIDPDEVREVYLSLYHTHVPALEDASVVTYDQECDWVTRRDTCQCELVYAVLESAPSPPDDVRFG, from the coding sequence ATGACAGCGCACGACCCTGCGGACGTCAGCCCCTCACTCGGCCCCGAGTCGCTGACGCGAGCGTTCGCCGTCCTCGCCGACACGCGGCGACGCGCGGCGGTTCGCTACCTCCACCGACACCCGTCGCTCAGCCTCCCCACGCTCGCCGACGGGGTGGCAGAGCGTGAGGCGAACGCCCCGTTACGGGACATCGACCCGGACGAGGTGCGGGAGGTGTACCTCTCGCTGTACCACACGCACGTCCCGGCGCTGGAGGACGCGTCGGTCGTCACGTACGACCAAGAGTGCGACTGGGTGACTCGCCGTGACACCTGCCAGTGCGAACTGGTGTACGCCGTCCTCGAGTCCGCGCCGTCGCCGCCGGACGACGTGCGCTTCGGCTGA
- the sufD gene encoding Fe-S cluster assembly protein SufD, whose protein sequence is MSATLPANISEETVRKLSEERGEPEWLLETRLSALAALPDVELPDVIQTPGRRWTNLEQFDFEELVDPLAQTEERDLVVPDSDVEVLSFVDALDEYEEVVRDSFGSVIDPERDYLTALSVALFSSGTLVYVPEGVDAEDVKIRTRMEGRSLFNHTLVVTEESASVTILERQSSEPYDGEGMRYYSGLVEVDAGENSYVQYGSLQDLDEETYNYTLKRGDADTYSSVNFIEGNIGSRLTRSDIETELNGDSSETKIVGAFFGHDDQHFDVNARVWHKGEHTTADLVTRGVLDEEARSVYEGVQDVGRDAWDTSSYQRENTLMLSDDSEADASPKLIIHNHDTEASHSATVGQVDKEDLFYMMSRTIPERQARNMLVEGFFVPVLEEIEVDELREDLQEAIAARLR, encoded by the coding sequence ATGTCCGCGACACTGCCAGCCAACATCTCCGAAGAGACGGTACGGAAGCTCTCCGAGGAGCGCGGCGAGCCCGAGTGGCTCCTCGAGACACGCCTGAGCGCTCTGGCGGCGCTCCCCGACGTCGAGCTGCCGGACGTCATCCAGACGCCCGGCCGCCGGTGGACGAACCTCGAGCAGTTCGACTTCGAGGAACTCGTCGACCCGCTCGCACAGACCGAAGAGCGCGACCTCGTCGTCCCCGATTCGGACGTTGAGGTCCTCTCGTTCGTCGACGCGCTCGACGAGTACGAGGAGGTCGTCCGCGACTCCTTCGGGTCGGTCATCGACCCCGAGCGGGACTACCTGACCGCGCTCTCGGTGGCGCTGTTCTCCTCGGGGACGCTCGTGTACGTCCCCGAAGGCGTCGACGCCGAGGACGTGAAGATCCGGACCCGGATGGAGGGTCGGTCGCTGTTCAACCACACGCTCGTCGTCACCGAGGAGTCCGCGTCCGTGACGATTCTGGAGCGGCAGTCCTCCGAGCCCTACGACGGCGAGGGGATGCGTTACTACAGCGGCCTCGTCGAGGTCGACGCCGGCGAGAACTCCTACGTCCAGTACGGCTCCTTACAGGACCTAGACGAGGAGACGTACAACTACACGCTGAAGCGCGGCGACGCCGACACGTACTCCTCGGTCAACTTCATCGAGGGGAACATCGGCTCGCGGCTCACCCGCTCGGACATCGAGACCGAACTCAACGGCGACTCCTCGGAGACGAAGATCGTCGGCGCGTTCTTCGGTCACGACGACCAGCACTTCGACGTCAACGCCCGCGTCTGGCACAAGGGCGAGCATACGACGGCCGACCTCGTCACCCGCGGCGTCCTCGACGAGGAGGCCCGCTCGGTGTACGAGGGCGTCCAGGACGTCGGCCGCGACGCGTGGGACACCTCGTCGTACCAGCGCGAGAACACGCTGATGCTCTCGGACGACTCCGAAGCCGACGCCTCGCCAAAGCTCATCATCCACAACCACGACACCGAGGCGTCACACTCGGCGACGGTCGGACAGGTCGACAAGGAGGACCTGTTCTACATGATGTCGCGCACCATCCCGGAGCGACAGGCCCGCAACATGCTCGTCGAGGGCTTCTTCGTGCCCGTCCTCGAGGAGATCGAGGTCGACGAACTCCGCGAGGACCTCCAGGAAGCCATCGCGGCCCGCCTGCGGTAG
- the sufB gene encoding Fe-S cluster assembly protein SufB, translating into MSSEQDHLKETDTEARFEFKKDQKSSFQAEKGLTEETIRVISEDKDEPEWMLERRLRALKQFQKMPMPTDWPGQPDLSEVDVDQIVPYIRPDVEVRGGVDDWTDLPDDIKDTFDKLGIPEAEKNALSGVGAQYESEVVYQNMQERWEEKGVVFCNMDKAVQEHEDIVREYFMTKCVPPSDNKFAALHGAIWSGGSFVYVPEDVTVDMPVQAYFRMNSEGMGQFEHTLIVAEEGSEVHYIEGCSAPKYSAFNLHSGGVEVFVGEDAHVQYSTVQNWSKNTYNLNTKRAIVEKNGRMEWISGSMGSKATMLYPASILKGRGASDNHITIAFAGKGQNIDTGAKVYHNAPETKSTIESKSISKDGGRTNYRGLVHIADGAHDSSTAVECDALMFDNESTSDTMPYMEINESTVDVAHEATVGKIGDEDVFYLQSRGLDDDDAKQMIVSGFIEPITEELPIEYAVELNRLVELEMEGSLG; encoded by the coding sequence ATGAGTTCCGAACAAGACCACCTCAAAGAGACAGACACCGAAGCCCGCTTCGAGTTCAAGAAGGACCAGAAGTCGTCCTTCCAGGCCGAAAAGGGTCTCACCGAGGAGACGATTCGCGTCATCTCCGAGGACAAAGACGAGCCCGAGTGGATGCTGGAGCGTCGCCTTCGCGCGCTGAAGCAGTTCCAGAAGATGCCGATGCCGACCGACTGGCCCGGCCAGCCGGACCTCTCGGAGGTCGACGTCGACCAGATCGTCCCGTACATCCGGCCCGACGTCGAAGTCCGTGGCGGCGTCGACGACTGGACCGACCTCCCCGACGACATCAAGGACACCTTCGACAAGCTGGGTATCCCGGAAGCCGAGAAGAACGCCCTCTCCGGCGTGGGTGCCCAGTACGAGTCCGAGGTCGTCTACCAGAACATGCAGGAACGCTGGGAGGAGAAGGGGGTCGTCTTCTGCAACATGGACAAGGCCGTCCAGGAGCACGAGGACATCGTCCGCGAGTACTTCATGACGAAGTGCGTGCCCCCATCGGACAACAAGTTCGCCGCGCTCCACGGGGCCATCTGGTCCGGCGGGTCGTTCGTCTACGTCCCCGAAGACGTGACGGTCGACATGCCCGTCCAGGCGTACTTCCGGATGAACTCGGAGGGGATGGGCCAGTTCGAGCACACGCTCATCGTCGCCGAGGAGGGCAGCGAGGTCCACTACATCGAAGGCTGCAGCGCGCCGAAGTACTCGGCGTTCAACCTCCACTCCGGCGGAGTCGAGGTCTTCGTCGGCGAGGACGCTCACGTCCAGTACTCGACGGTGCAGAACTGGTCGAAGAACACCTACAACCTCAACACCAAGCGCGCCATCGTCGAGAAGAACGGCCGCATGGAGTGGATTTCGGGCTCGATGGGCTCGAAGGCCACCATGCTGTACCCCGCCTCGATCCTCAAGGGCCGCGGTGCGTCGGACAACCACATCACCATCGCGTTCGCCGGCAAGGGTCAGAACATCGACACGGGCGCGAAGGTGTACCACAACGCTCCGGAGACGAAGTCGACCATCGAGTCGAAGTCTATCTCCAAGGACGGCGGCCGCACGAACTACCGCGGACTGGTCCACATCGCGGACGGCGCACACGACTCCTCGACGGCAGTCGAGTGTGACGCGCTGATGTTCGACAACGAGTCCACGTCGGACACGATGCCGTACATGGAGATCAACGAGTCGACCGTCGACGTCGCCCACGAGGCCACGGTCGGCAAGATCGGCGACGAGGACGTCTTCTACCTCCAGTCCCGTGGACTGGACGACGACGACGCCAAGCAGATGATCGTCTCGGGCTTCATCGAGCCCATCACGGAGGAGCTGCCCATCGAGTACGCGGTCGAGCTGAACCGTCTGGTCGAGCTCGAGATGGAGGGAAGCCTCGGATAG
- a CDS encoding ABC transporter ATP-binding protein yields the protein MATLEIKDLHAEVAEEDGETILRGVDLEVRSGEIHALMGPNGSGKSTTAKVIAGHPAYEVTDGEILLHLDDDEFGEEIPEDMKTWDLLELEPNERAALGIFLGFQYPAEIEGVTMTNFLRQALNAKLEEREELFEGDEGEDEEEEEAGYDTSPMEGPADDGEIGVAEFQQLLKEKMELLDMDSKFAQRYLNAGFSGGEKKQNEVLQAAILEPSIAVLDEIDSGLDIDRLQDVSKGINALRDEQGTGILQITHYQRILDYVEPDHVHIMLDGRVVKSGDASLAEELEDRGYDWVREEVYEAA from the coding sequence ATGGCGACACTCGAAATCAAGGACCTCCACGCCGAGGTCGCGGAAGAAGACGGCGAAACGATCCTCCGCGGCGTCGACCTGGAAGTACGCTCCGGCGAGATTCACGCACTGATGGGCCCGAACGGGTCGGGTAAATCGACGACCGCGAAGGTCATCGCTGGCCACCCCGCCTACGAGGTGACCGACGGCGAGATCCTGCTCCACCTCGACGACGACGAGTTCGGCGAGGAGATCCCCGAAGACATGAAGACGTGGGACCTTCTCGAACTGGAGCCGAACGAGCGCGCCGCGCTCGGTATCTTCCTCGGCTTCCAGTACCCCGCGGAGATCGAGGGCGTCACGATGACGAACTTCCTCCGGCAGGCGCTCAACGCCAAGCTCGAAGAGCGAGAGGAGCTCTTCGAGGGCGACGAGGGCGAGGACGAAGAGGAAGAAGAAGCCGGCTACGACACCTCGCCGATGGAGGGGCCGGCCGACGACGGCGAGATCGGTGTCGCGGAGTTCCAGCAGCTCCTCAAGGAGAAGATGGAACTGCTCGACATGGACTCGAAGTTCGCCCAGCGGTACCTCAACGCCGGCTTCTCCGGCGGCGAGAAGAAGCAGAACGAGGTGCTGCAGGCGGCCATCCTCGAGCCCTCGATCGCCGTTCTCGACGAAATCGACTCCGGACTGGACATCGACCGCCTGCAGGACGTCTCGAAGGGCATCAACGCGCTCCGTGACGAGCAGGGGACGGGCATCCTCCAGATCACCCACTACCAGCGTATCCTCGACTACGTCGAACCCGACCACGTCCACATCATGCTCGACGGTCGCGTCGTCAAGAGCGGCGACGCCTCCCTCGCCGAAGAGCTCGAAGACCGTGGCTACGACTGGGTTCGCGAGGAAGTGTACGAGGCAGCGTAA